In a single window of the Hypanus sabinus isolate sHypSab1 chromosome 15, sHypSab1.hap1, whole genome shotgun sequence genome:
- the dnd1 gene encoding dead end protein 1: MASILLNSANKLALEAWMAETGIDLVQVNGQRKFGGPPPGWTGPPPLSGTEVFIGKLPQDLYEDTLIPLFQSAGTLYEFRLMMTFSGENRGFAYAKFANRCYAQCAIAMFNGYRIRDGRPILVCWSTEKDQLCVGGIPLCRNREEVLGVLRELTEGVSDLSLHLSPDRKKEMTKFAVVKYESHRAAALAKKKLVEDCIELWGQPIEVNWVKPDRVHKRLSDPSPSLSLPVLPGMAGELCLPPMCCAPSPSASTVKRGKLPQQPESEESSAPLNEGCGLVSLLNAYCTKKRLGVPKYHVQPLGLDEHCFLVKVFLPGLDAHFSWTVMLTPGDRALAQDVLREEAARQVLMFLGF; the protein is encoded by the exons ATGGCAAGCATCTTGTTGAACTCTGCTAATAAACTGGCACTTGAGGCCTGGATGGCAGAAACGGGCATTGACCTTGTCCAGGTCAATGGCCAACGTAAGTTTGGCGGACCCCCTCCAG GTTGGACAGGACCCCCACCCCTGAGTGGCACTGAAGTGTTCATTGGAAAGTTACCCCAGGATCTGTACGAGGACACACTGATTCCGCTGTTTCAGTCTGCCGGCACGCTGTACGAGTTCCGCCTCATGATGACGTTCAGTGGGGAGAACCGTGGCTTTGCCTACGCCAAGTTCGCCAACCGCTGCTATGCCCAGTGCGCCATCGCCATGTTCAATGGTTACCGGATTAGGGACGGCCGTCCCATCCTGGTATGCTGGAGCACCGAGAAGGACCAGCTTTGCGTTGGAGGCATTCCGTTGTGCAGGAACAGGGAGGAGGTGCTGGGCGTGCTGAGGGAGCTGACCGAGGGAGTGTCAGATTTATCACTGCACCTGAGCCCAGATCGGAAGAAGGAGATGACCAAGTTTGCCGTGGTCAAGTATGAGAGTCACCGGGCCGCAGCGTTGGCGAAGAAGAAACTGGTAGAAG ACTGTATTGAACTCTGGGGTCAACCCATTGAAGTTAATTGGGTGAAACCAGATAGAGTGCACAAGCGTCTGTCCGACCCATCACCCAGCCTCTCGCTGCCCGTGTTGCCAGGGATGGCTGGAGAGCTTTGCTTGCCGCCAATGTGTTGTGCACCCAGCCCTTCCGCTTCCACGGTAAAGAGGGGTAAGTTGCCCCAGCAACCAGAGTCAGAGGAAAGCTCGGCTCCACTGAATGAGGGCTGTGGTCTCGTCAGCCTCCTAAACGCCTACTGCACAAAGAAGCGGCTGGGGGTCCCGAAATATCATGTGCAGCCTCTGGGATTGGATGAGCATTGCTTCTTGGTTAAGGTCTTCTTGCCAGGTCTTGATGCCCATTTCAGTTGGACAGTGATGCTCACCCCAGGAGATCGGGCCTTGGCCCAGGATGTCCTGAGGGAAGAGGCTGCCCGTCAGGTCCTGATGTTCTTGG GGTTTTGA